The following is a genomic window from Nitrospira sp..
CGCACCGGCGCCAGCCGCCGCAGTTGCGCCGCCACGGTGCCAACACCATGTGGATCATTCGGCGCGGAGAAGGGCGTCCCGGGACGCCCGGCCACATCGAGTTGGGATTGAGAGACATCGATTCCAACAAACACCGGTGTGCGCATAGACACCTCCTGAATGGCCCAACCTTGCGATGCGGGCTTAGCGCCCACGCAACTGTTCGGGCTGCATCGGTAAAGAGGCGTGACGACCCGCGCTGACCCACGGTCTCCAGGGACCACGGCATGATCGATCTGTCACGCCCGGTATCGTGTTGCCCCAGCATGAGAGGCCAACCCTAAAGATACAAGGCATGAGTATTGACTGGCGGACGTGTCGGATCGAAACGTGGAGTGTCTACGTGGTTGAGGCGCGAGAGCAGGTGCGCGAGATCAGTGCTAAATGGGTACAGAATGAGAGTGAAGGGCGGTCCCATGACGTGCTGCCTTATGCATCGGGCTCAACTCAACGCCGGAATTTCTCCATTGAAACGGTCTTGTTGACAGGGATGGATTACGTCAGCATCACAGCGCCAGGTGCTCATTTGAATAGCTGTCCGCTACTCCTGCTCGCCAAGTCGTTGCGCGATGTCTTCATACACCGTTTTGCGGTGCCGAATTCCTAAGATCCAGACCCCATTCCTCTCGATCTTGTAGACCACACGGTAATCCCCAACCCGCAACTTCCAGTAGCTTTTCAGAGTCTTTCGAAGAGGCGCTCCGTACTGGTGAGGAGCTTGAGTCAGCCGCGATTCGATTGCGGTTGCGATTCTTCGATGGAGGT
Proteins encoded in this region:
- a CDS encoding hypothetical protein (Evidence 5 : Unknown function; MaGe:77310564) — its product is MVEAREQVREISAKWVQNESEGRSHDVLPYASGSTQRRNFSIETVLLTGMDYVSITAPGAHLNSCPLLLLAKSLRDVFIHRFAVPNS